The following proteins come from a genomic window of Micromonospora echinofusca:
- a CDS encoding VOC family protein, translating into MSSAWESLTVDARDPARLARWWAEALGYQVVTEQPDEVEIRRSADRLPGIVFVPVADDKTTKNRLHIDLRPDDLEAEVERLVDMGARHVDVGQGEVEWTVLADPEGNEFCVLRQRAR; encoded by the coding sequence ATGAGCAGCGCCTGGGAGAGCCTGACCGTCGACGCCCGGGACCCCGCCCGGCTCGCCCGCTGGTGGGCCGAGGCGCTGGGCTACCAGGTGGTCACCGAGCAGCCGGACGAGGTGGAGATCCGCCGATCCGCCGACCGGTTGCCGGGCATCGTCTTCGTGCCGGTCGCCGACGACAAGACCACCAAGAACCGGCTGCACATCGACCTGCGCCCCGACGACCTGGAGGCCGAGGTCGAGCGGCTGGTCGACATGGGTGCCCGGCACGTCGACGTGGGCCAGGGCGAGGTGGAGTGGACCGTGCTGGCCGATCCGGAGGGCAACGAGTTCTGCGTGCTGCGGCAGCGTGCGCGCTGA
- a CDS encoding C39 family peptidase → MRTDILRKTALTVAGLAFTGGAIAGPVTTAVAAPAEGKPTPVSQDRKQHGERELGVRYEAQPNFYYCGPAAARNALSVQGKNIDVDGMAQRMGTTEAGTNSINDITPVLNKETGRDAYQSVEIRDPKADDKQTDKLRTDIVTAIDEGHAVVANIAGTATDTDGTTHSFEGGHYISVVGYRDNGNTVTIADSADPNQASYRMSVDNLADWIATRGYTA, encoded by the coding sequence ATGCGTACCGACATCCTGCGTAAGACCGCCCTGACCGTGGCCGGGCTCGCCTTCACCGGCGGCGCCATCGCCGGCCCCGTCACCACCGCCGTCGCCGCGCCTGCCGAGGGCAAGCCCACCCCGGTGAGCCAGGACCGCAAGCAGCACGGCGAGCGCGAACTCGGCGTGCGCTACGAAGCCCAGCCCAACTTCTACTACTGCGGCCCCGCCGCCGCCCGCAACGCCCTGAGCGTGCAGGGCAAGAACATCGACGTCGACGGCATGGCCCAGCGCATGGGCACCACCGAAGCCGGCACCAACTCCATCAACGACATCACCCCCGTACTCAACAAGGAAACCGGCCGCGACGCCTACCAGTCCGTCGAGATCCGCGACCCCAAGGCCGACGACAAGCAGACCGACAAGCTACGCACCGACATCGTCACCGCCATCGACGAAGGCCACGCCGTCGTCGCCAACATCGCCGGCACCGCCACCGACACCGACGGCACCACCCACTCCTTCGAAGGCGGGCACTACATCAGCGTCGTCGGCTACCGCGACAACGGCAACACCGTCACCATCGCCGACTCCGCCGACCCCAACCAGGCCTCCTACCGCATGAGCGTCGACAACCTCGCCGACTGGATCGCCACCCGCGGCTACACCGCCTGA
- a CDS encoding MerR family transcriptional regulator — MEQSRTWRVGELARATGLTVRTLHHWDHLGLVTPSGRTAAGHRRYEARDVERLYEVLALRRLEVPLATVGKLLGGTVSVDDVLRQHLRLVDEQLVALRRLRAGLGAMVGARPRSTADFLSLIREVVVVDEIVEKYFTAEQLAGLAERREREAGQVAAVEAAWPDLIARVQAAIDAGTDPAGEHGRALATEWAALLERFHRGDDGLRRSLYAMQAENADTIRREHGGPSAEQIAFIAAASAGPDAPATGGAS; from the coding sequence GTGGAGCAGTCGCGGACGTGGCGGGTCGGGGAGCTCGCCCGGGCGACCGGCCTCACGGTGCGCACCCTGCACCACTGGGACCACCTCGGCCTCGTGACGCCCTCCGGGCGCACTGCGGCGGGGCACCGCCGCTACGAGGCCCGCGACGTCGAGCGCCTGTACGAGGTGCTCGCCCTGCGTCGCCTCGAGGTTCCGCTGGCCACCGTCGGGAAGCTGCTGGGCGGGACGGTCTCGGTCGACGACGTCCTGCGCCAGCACCTCCGCCTCGTCGACGAGCAGCTCGTCGCCCTGCGCCGACTCCGCGCCGGCCTCGGCGCGATGGTGGGCGCGCGACCGCGTTCGACCGCCGACTTCCTCAGCCTGATCCGGGAGGTCGTCGTCGTGGACGAGATCGTCGAGAAGTACTTCACCGCCGAGCAGTTGGCCGGGCTGGCCGAGCGCCGCGAGCGCGAGGCCGGACAGGTGGCGGCCGTCGAGGCGGCGTGGCCGGACCTCATCGCGCGGGTCCAGGCCGCCATCGACGCGGGCACCGACCCCGCCGGCGAGCACGGCAGGGCCCTCGCCACGGAATGGGCGGCACTGCTGGAGCGGTTCCATCGCGGCGACGACGGGCTACGCCGCTCGCTCTACGCCATGCAGGCGGAGAACGCGGACACCATCCGGCGGGAGCACGGCGGGCCGAGCGCCGAGCAGATCGCGTTCATCGCCGCGGCATCCGCGGGGCCGGACGCTCCCGCCACGGGTGGGGCGTCGTGA
- the ppdK gene encoding pyruvate, phosphate dikinase, with product MATQETVEHKYVYAFAEGNKDLKELLGGKGANLAEMTNLGLPVPPGFTITTEACKAYLATGEEPDGLADQIAAHLASLERAMGKRLGDPEDPLLVSVRSGAKFSMPGMMETVLNVGLNDRSVQGLARQAGGSGGQSTPGGADRFAWDSYRRLIQMFGKTVCEVPGEEFEHALDDAKRVKGTHNDLDLDADDLRGLVDAYKKIFFKHTGREFPQEPREQLDLAIRAVFESWNAERAVLYRRQERIPADLGTAVNVVAMVFGNLGPDSGTGVAFTRDPASGAQGIYGDYLANAQGEDVVAGIRNTVPLQELERLDKKSYDELLGIMARLEGHYRDLCDIEFTIERGKLWMLQTRVGKRTAAAAFVIAGQLVDEGLIDLDEALHRVNGAQLAQLMFPRFRLDHEFQPVAKGIGASPGAASGKVVFTSARAVELAAEGESVILVRRETNPDDLNGMIAAQGILTSRGGKTSHAAVVARGMGKTCVSGADEIEVDVPQRRFVVGGQTVVEGEVVSIDGTTGKVYLGEVPVMPSEVVQYFEGSLDPEHVDNALVRAVHRIMAHADARRRLAVRTNADTGADAARARRFGAEGIGLCRTEHMFLGDRRELVERLILARDNAEREASLAALLPLQRADFEEIFREMDGMPVTVRLIDPPLHEFLPPLEQLAVNVAVAQERGEDVAKEEALLAAVRRMHEENPMLGLRGVRLGLVIPGLFAMQVRAIAEAAVTVTRAGAVARPEIMVPLVGAVQELETVRAEAEKIISEVVGDSGVEVLIGTMIEVPRAALTAGQIAEAAQFFSFGTNDLTQMGWGFSRDDVEGAFFWRYLELGIFGISPFESIDRDGVGRLVRIAAEEGRAARPELKLGVCGEHGGDPESVHFFHEVGLDYVSCSPFRVPVARLEAGRAAVETDGSDSR from the coding sequence GTGGCAACGCAGGAGACGGTGGAACACAAGTACGTCTACGCCTTCGCCGAGGGCAACAAGGACCTCAAGGAACTGCTCGGCGGCAAGGGGGCCAACCTGGCCGAGATGACCAATCTCGGGCTGCCGGTCCCGCCGGGCTTCACGATCACCACGGAGGCCTGCAAGGCGTACCTCGCCACCGGGGAGGAGCCCGACGGCCTGGCCGACCAGATCGCCGCGCACCTCGCGTCGCTGGAGCGGGCGATGGGCAAGCGCCTCGGTGACCCGGAGGACCCGCTGCTGGTCTCCGTACGCTCCGGCGCCAAGTTCTCCATGCCCGGCATGATGGAGACCGTCCTCAACGTCGGGCTCAACGACCGCAGCGTCCAGGGGCTCGCCCGGCAGGCCGGCGGCTCGGGCGGGCAGTCCACCCCCGGCGGCGCGGACAGGTTCGCCTGGGACTCCTACCGTCGCCTGATCCAGATGTTCGGCAAGACGGTGTGCGAGGTGCCGGGCGAGGAGTTCGAGCACGCGCTCGACGACGCCAAGCGGGTCAAGGGCACCCACAACGACCTCGACCTCGACGCCGACGACCTGCGGGGGCTGGTCGACGCATACAAGAAGATCTTCTTCAAGCACACCGGCCGGGAGTTCCCGCAGGAGCCGCGCGAGCAGCTCGACCTGGCCATCCGCGCGGTCTTCGAGTCGTGGAACGCCGAGCGCGCGGTGCTCTACCGGCGCCAGGAGCGCATCCCGGCAGACCTGGGCACGGCGGTCAACGTGGTGGCGATGGTCTTCGGCAACCTCGGCCCGGACTCCGGCACCGGCGTCGCGTTCACCCGCGACCCCGCCAGCGGCGCCCAGGGCATCTACGGCGACTACCTGGCCAACGCCCAGGGCGAGGACGTCGTCGCGGGCATCCGCAACACGGTGCCGTTGCAGGAGCTGGAGCGACTGGACAAGAAGTCCTACGACGAACTGCTCGGCATCATGGCCCGGCTGGAGGGCCACTACCGCGACCTCTGCGACATCGAGTTCACCATCGAGCGCGGCAAGCTCTGGATGCTCCAGACGCGCGTCGGCAAGCGCACCGCCGCCGCGGCGTTCGTTATCGCCGGGCAGCTCGTCGACGAGGGCCTGATCGACCTCGACGAGGCGTTGCACCGCGTCAACGGTGCGCAGCTCGCCCAGCTGATGTTCCCGCGGTTCCGCCTCGACCACGAGTTCCAGCCGGTGGCGAAGGGGATCGGGGCGTCGCCGGGCGCGGCCTCGGGCAAGGTGGTCTTCACCTCCGCCCGCGCGGTCGAACTGGCCGCCGAGGGGGAGTCGGTGATCCTGGTCCGGCGCGAGACCAATCCGGACGACCTGAACGGCATGATCGCGGCCCAGGGCATCCTCACCTCGCGCGGCGGCAAGACCAGCCACGCCGCCGTGGTGGCGCGGGGCATGGGGAAGACCTGCGTCTCCGGCGCCGACGAGATCGAAGTGGACGTGCCGCAGCGCCGGTTCGTCGTCGGCGGGCAGACGGTCGTCGAGGGCGAGGTCGTCTCCATCGACGGCACCACCGGCAAGGTCTACCTCGGCGAGGTGCCGGTCATGCCGTCGGAGGTGGTGCAGTACTTCGAGGGCAGCCTCGACCCGGAGCACGTCGACAACGCGCTGGTCCGGGCCGTACACCGGATCATGGCGCACGCCGACGCCAGGCGGCGGCTGGCCGTCCGCACGAACGCCGACACCGGCGCGGACGCCGCCCGGGCCCGGCGCTTCGGCGCGGAGGGCATCGGGCTGTGCCGCACCGAGCACATGTTCCTCGGCGACCGGCGCGAGCTGGTCGAGCGGCTGATCCTGGCCCGCGACAACGCCGAGCGGGAGGCCTCGCTGGCCGCGCTGCTGCCGTTGCAGCGCGCCGACTTCGAGGAGATCTTCCGGGAGATGGACGGGATGCCCGTCACCGTCCGGCTGATCGATCCGCCGCTGCACGAGTTCCTGCCCCCGCTGGAGCAGCTCGCGGTCAACGTGGCGGTCGCCCAGGAACGCGGCGAGGACGTCGCCAAGGAGGAGGCGCTGCTCGCCGCCGTGCGGCGGATGCACGAGGAGAACCCGATGCTGGGTCTGCGCGGCGTCCGCCTCGGGCTGGTCATCCCCGGCCTGTTCGCCATGCAGGTCCGCGCCATCGCGGAGGCCGCGGTCACCGTCACCCGTGCCGGCGCGGTGGCCCGGCCGGAGATCATGGTCCCCCTGGTCGGGGCGGTGCAGGAGCTGGAGACGGTACGCGCCGAGGCCGAGAAGATCATCTCCGAGGTGGTCGGGGACAGCGGCGTCGAGGTGCTGATCGGCACGATGATCGAGGTGCCCCGCGCGGCGCTGACCGCCGGCCAGATCGCCGAGGCGGCACAGTTCTTCTCCTTCGGCACCAACGACCTCACCCAGATGGGCTGGGGCTTCTCCCGCGACGACGTCGAGGGCGCCTTCTTCTGGCGCTACCTGGAGCTGGGCATCTTCGGTATCTCGCCGTTCGAGTCGATCGACCGCGACGGCGTGGGCCGGCTGGTGCGCATCGCCGCGGAGGAGGGCCGGGCCGCCCGGCCGGAGCTGAAGCTCGGCGTCTGCGGCGAGCACGGCGGTGACCCGGAGTCGGTGCACTTCTTCCACGAGGTCGGCCTGGACTACGTGTCCTGCTCGCCCTTCCGGGTGCCCGTCGCCCGGTTGGAGGCCGGCCGCGCGGCCGTGGAGACGGACGGCTCCGACAGCCGCTGA
- a CDS encoding siderophore-interacting protein yields the protein MTERPIKVTTARVLRTGRPTPHLVRLVLGGEELAGLPVGEFTDHYIKIVFPVPGAEYPSPMELNAIRRDLPREQWPRLRAYTVRAWDAASGEMTVDIVHHGDVGVGGPWAAALRPGDPVHFVGPGGAYAPSPDADWHLLVGDESALPAIAAALERLPAGAPAAVFVEVADRADEQPLASPGAVRLTWLHRGDRPVGEALVAAVRALEFPPGDVHAFVHGEATFVKELRRLLRVERGVSRERLSISGYWRRGLDDEGWRASKPAWNRQVEAEESAAVPA from the coding sequence ATGACGGAGCGCCCCATCAAGGTCACGACCGCCCGGGTGCTGCGCACCGGGCGGCCCACCCCCCATCTGGTCCGGCTGGTGCTCGGGGGTGAGGAGCTGGCCGGCCTGCCGGTGGGCGAGTTCACCGACCACTACATCAAGATCGTCTTCCCGGTGCCGGGCGCCGAGTACCCGAGCCCGATGGAGCTGAACGCGATCCGTCGTGACCTGCCCCGGGAGCAGTGGCCCCGGCTGCGGGCGTACACGGTGCGGGCCTGGGACGCGGCGAGCGGCGAGATGACCGTCGACATCGTGCACCACGGCGACGTCGGGGTGGGCGGGCCCTGGGCCGCCGCGCTGCGCCCCGGCGACCCGGTGCACTTCGTCGGCCCCGGTGGGGCGTACGCCCCCAGCCCCGACGCCGACTGGCACCTGCTGGTGGGCGACGAGAGCGCCCTGCCGGCGATCGCCGCCGCCCTGGAGCGGCTGCCCGCCGGTGCCCCGGCCGCCGTCTTCGTCGAGGTCGCCGACCGGGCCGACGAGCAGCCGCTGGCCAGCCCCGGCGCCGTACGCCTGACATGGCTGCACCGGGGCGACCGCCCGGTCGGGGAGGCCCTGGTCGCAGCCGTGCGCGCCCTGGAGTTCCCGCCCGGCGACGTGCACGCCTTCGTGCACGGCGAGGCCACCTTCGTCAAGGAGCTGCGCCGCCTGCTGCGCGTCGAGCGCGGTGTCTCCCGCGAGCGGCTCTCCATCTCCGGCTACTGGCGTCGGGGCCTGGACGACGAGGGCTGGCGCGCCAGCAAGCCCGCCTGGAACCGCCAGGTGGAGGCCGAGGAGTCCGCCGCCGTACCGGCCTGA
- a CDS encoding BCCT family transporter, which translates to MSGQVRNRLPAGGRIDRSVLALSVGGVLAVVAWGVLARDSLAAFGESGLAWVIDTFGWFFVVAADAFLVLAVVIAATRFGRIRLGADDDEPEFSTLAWVAMMFSAGMGIGLVFFAVAEPIQHYAAPPPATGVAPQTGAAGATAMQYTLFHWTLHPWGIYAVVALALAYSTFRKGRENRISAAFQPLLGQRADGAAGRAIDLLAVFATVFGSATSLGLGALQVAAGLDLVAGIPDTTTVELVVIGALTLAFVISAFSGLHRGIKWLSTTNVLLAVLLMLFVFVVGPTIYTLEVLPASVGDYLSNLVFMSTRTGAFSDPSWLGSWTIFYWAWWISWAPFVGTFIARISRGRTVRQFLVGVLLVPSGASALWFAVLGGSALRAQATGARDLVADVGAGTEQALFGLLDALPLATLTSVLAMVLIALYFVTSADSASLVLGSLTSRGALRPHRVLVVLWGVLIGAVAAVLLLVGGLDALQQATILVALPFVVVMLGLAVALVRDMARDPAVHPPPRVRRSGLAAAVRAARSYDEEDPPPVRRYLRRPR; encoded by the coding sequence ATGAGCGGGCAGGTACGGAACCGGCTGCCGGCCGGTGGCCGGATCGACCGGTCGGTGCTGGCGCTCAGCGTCGGCGGCGTACTGGCGGTGGTGGCGTGGGGCGTGCTGGCCCGCGACTCCCTGGCCGCTTTCGGCGAGTCCGGGCTGGCCTGGGTGATCGACACCTTCGGCTGGTTCTTCGTGGTCGCCGCCGACGCCTTCCTGGTGCTCGCGGTGGTCATCGCGGCGACGAGGTTCGGCCGGATCCGGCTCGGCGCCGACGACGACGAGCCGGAGTTCAGCACGCTGGCCTGGGTGGCCATGATGTTCAGCGCCGGGATGGGGATCGGCCTGGTCTTCTTCGCCGTCGCCGAACCCATCCAGCACTACGCGGCGCCCCCGCCGGCGACCGGCGTCGCACCGCAGACCGGCGCGGCCGGCGCCACGGCGATGCAGTACACCCTCTTCCACTGGACGCTGCACCCCTGGGGGATCTACGCGGTCGTGGCGCTCGCGCTGGCGTACTCGACCTTCCGTAAGGGCCGGGAGAACCGCATCTCGGCGGCCTTCCAACCCCTGCTCGGGCAGCGCGCCGACGGCGCGGCCGGCCGGGCGATCGACCTGCTGGCCGTCTTCGCCACCGTGTTCGGCTCGGCGACCAGCCTCGGCCTCGGCGCGCTCCAGGTCGCCGCCGGGCTCGACCTGGTGGCGGGGATTCCGGACACGACCACGGTGGAGCTGGTGGTGATCGGCGCGCTCACCCTGGCCTTCGTGATCTCCGCCTTCTCGGGACTGCACCGGGGCATCAAGTGGCTCTCCACCACCAACGTGCTGCTGGCGGTGCTGCTGATGCTCTTCGTCTTCGTGGTCGGGCCGACCATCTACACGCTGGAGGTCCTGCCGGCCTCGGTGGGCGACTACCTGAGCAACCTGGTCTTCATGTCCACCCGTACCGGCGCCTTCTCCGACCCGTCGTGGCTCGGCTCCTGGACGATCTTCTACTGGGCGTGGTGGATCTCCTGGGCGCCCTTCGTGGGCACCTTCATCGCCCGGATCTCCCGGGGCCGCACCGTCCGCCAGTTCCTCGTCGGCGTGCTGCTGGTGCCGAGCGGGGCCAGCGCGCTCTGGTTCGCGGTGCTGGGCGGCAGCGCGCTGCGCGCGCAGGCCACCGGCGCCCGGGACCTGGTGGCCGACGTCGGGGCGGGCACCGAGCAGGCGCTGTTCGGCCTGCTGGACGCGCTGCCGCTGGCGACGCTGACCAGCGTGCTGGCCATGGTGCTGATCGCGCTCTACTTCGTCACCAGCGCCGATTCGGCGTCGCTGGTGCTCGGCTCGCTGACGTCCCGGGGCGCCCTGCGCCCGCACCGCGTGCTGGTGGTGCTCTGGGGGGTGCTGATCGGCGCGGTCGCCGCCGTACTGCTGCTGGTGGGCGGGCTGGACGCGCTGCAACAGGCGACCATCCTCGTGGCCCTGCCGTTCGTCGTGGTGATGCTCGGCCTGGCCGTCGCGCTGGTCCGGGACATGGCCCGGGATCCGGCGGTGCACCCGCCGCCGCGGGTCCGCCGCTCCGGCCTGGCCGCGGCCGTGCGGGCCGCTCGGTCGTACGACGAGGAGGACCCGCCGCCGGTGCGCCGCTACCTGCGGCGCCCCCGCTGA
- a CDS encoding deoxyguanosinetriphosphate triphosphohydrolase: MRAERGRPDDPDVARRVDEPPKDTGYGRSAYERDRARVLHSAAFRRLAAKTQVHTAGTDDFLRTRLTHSLEVAQIAREMGARLGCDPDVVDTAGLAHDLGHPPFGHNGEDALDELAAGCGGFEGNAQTLRVLTRLEAKVLAPDGSSAGLNLTRASLDAVSKYPWPRRPGVRKFGVYDDDLPLFAWLRTGGPGDDRRCVEAQVMDWADDVAYSVHDVEDGIHGGYVALRPLLHDPQERAALCADVAATYSGESPADLGDVLLELLDDPVLAPLAGYDGSHRAQAALKATTSVLTGRFVSAVVAATQERYGPGPHRRYAADLVVPRRVRARCALLKGIALRYVMRRPGSGDRYRRQREVLAELVHALVARAPDGLDPVFALLWSAAPDDAARQRVVIDQVASLTDPAAVAWHARLVRGAGADRPRG, from the coding sequence GTGCGCGCTGAGCGTGGCCGGCCGGACGATCCGGACGTCGCCCGCCGGGTCGACGAGCCGCCGAAGGACACCGGGTACGGGCGGTCGGCGTACGAGCGGGACCGTGCCCGGGTGCTGCACTCGGCGGCCTTCCGGCGGCTCGCCGCGAAGACCCAGGTGCACACGGCCGGCACCGACGACTTCCTGCGTACCCGGCTGACCCACTCGCTGGAGGTCGCGCAGATCGCCCGCGAGATGGGGGCGCGGCTGGGCTGCGACCCGGACGTGGTGGACACCGCCGGGCTCGCCCACGACCTCGGCCACCCGCCGTTCGGGCACAACGGCGAGGACGCGCTCGACGAGCTGGCGGCCGGGTGCGGTGGCTTCGAGGGCAACGCGCAGACGCTGCGGGTGCTGACCCGGCTGGAGGCCAAGGTCCTCGCCCCGGACGGCAGCTCCGCCGGCCTCAACCTGACCCGCGCCTCGCTCGACGCGGTCAGCAAGTACCCGTGGCCGCGCCGGCCCGGCGTACGCAAGTTCGGCGTGTACGACGACGACCTACCGCTCTTCGCCTGGCTGCGGACCGGCGGGCCGGGTGACGACCGGCGCTGCGTGGAGGCGCAGGTGATGGACTGGGCCGACGACGTCGCGTACTCGGTGCACGACGTCGAGGACGGCATCCACGGCGGGTACGTGGCGCTGCGCCCGCTGCTGCACGACCCGCAGGAGCGGGCCGCGCTCTGCGCCGACGTCGCCGCCACCTACTCCGGCGAGTCCCCGGCCGACCTCGGCGACGTGCTGCTGGAGCTGCTCGACGACCCGGTGCTCGCCCCGCTCGCCGGCTACGACGGCAGCCACCGGGCGCAGGCGGCGCTGAAGGCGACCACCAGCGTGCTGACCGGCCGCTTCGTCTCGGCCGTGGTGGCGGCCACGCAGGAGCGCTACGGTCCCGGCCCGCACCGCCGCTACGCCGCCGACCTGGTGGTGCCCCGGCGCGTCCGGGCACGGTGCGCCCTGCTCAAGGGCATCGCCCTGCGGTACGTGATGCGCCGCCCCGGCTCGGGCGACCGCTACCGGCGGCAGCGGGAGGTCCTGGCGGAGCTGGTGCACGCCCTGGTCGCCCGGGCGCCGGACGGGCTGGATCCGGTCTTCGCCCTGCTCTGGTCGGCGGCGCCGGACGACGCGGCCCGGCAGCGGGTGGTGATCGATCAGGTCGCCTCGTTGACCGACCCGGCGGCCGTGGCCTGGCACGCGCGGTTGGTGCGCGGCGCGGGGGCCGATCGCCCGAGGGGATGA
- the dusB gene encoding tRNA dihydrouridine synthase DusB codes for MTAPTVPALRPLTIGRHEVWPPVVLAPMAGITNVGFRQLCREQGGGIYVCEMITTVALVERNPKTLRMIAFGDDERPRSLQLYGTDPEITAAAVRIVVEKDLADHIDLNFGCPVPKVTRRGGGSALPWRRRLFARLVRAAVDAASPAGVPVTVKMRKGIDDDHLTYVEAGLAAQDAGVAAVALHGRTAAQRYSGTADWDAIAALKQALDVPVLGNGDIWEADDALRMVAHTGVDGVVVGRGCLGRPWLFADLEAAFDGRPERRLPTLGEVARTMRRHAELLVDQFTAGSRTPARGERDGCTDFRKHVAWYLKGFPVGSELRRELAMIESLAQLDDLLGKLDPTEPFPVATLGQPRGRTNSPGKVFLPEGWLASRDDDTVPEGAELADSGG; via the coding sequence GTGACCGCGCCGACCGTTCCCGCACTGCGCCCGCTGACCATCGGGCGGCACGAGGTGTGGCCCCCGGTGGTGCTCGCGCCGATGGCCGGCATCACCAACGTCGGCTTCCGGCAGCTCTGCCGGGAGCAGGGCGGCGGCATCTACGTCTGCGAGATGATCACCACCGTCGCGCTGGTCGAACGGAACCCGAAGACGCTGCGCATGATCGCGTTCGGCGACGACGAGCGGCCCCGCAGCCTCCAGCTCTACGGCACCGACCCCGAGATCACCGCCGCCGCCGTGCGGATCGTGGTGGAGAAGGACCTCGCCGACCACATCGACCTCAACTTCGGCTGCCCGGTGCCCAAGGTCACCCGCCGGGGCGGCGGCTCGGCGCTGCCGTGGCGGCGCCGGCTCTTCGCCCGGCTGGTCAGGGCCGCGGTGGACGCCGCGTCACCCGCCGGGGTGCCGGTCACGGTCAAGATGCGCAAGGGCATCGACGACGACCACCTGACGTACGTCGAGGCGGGGCTCGCCGCACAGGACGCGGGCGTGGCGGCGGTCGCCCTGCACGGGCGTACGGCCGCGCAGCGCTACTCCGGCACGGCGGACTGGGACGCCATCGCCGCCCTCAAGCAGGCCCTCGACGTGCCGGTGCTCGGCAACGGCGACATCTGGGAGGCCGACGACGCGCTGCGGATGGTGGCGCACACCGGCGTCGACGGGGTGGTCGTCGGTCGGGGCTGCCTGGGCCGCCCGTGGCTCTTCGCCGACCTCGAGGCCGCCTTCGACGGCCGGCCGGAGCGCCGGCTACCCACCCTCGGCGAGGTGGCGCGCACCATGCGCCGCCACGCGGAGCTGCTGGTCGACCAGTTCACCGCCGGCTCGCGTACGCCCGCCCGGGGCGAGCGGGACGGCTGCACGGACTTCCGCAAGCACGTCGCCTGGTACCTCAAGGGTTTCCCCGTCGGCAGCGAGCTGCGCCGCGAGCTGGCCATGATCGAGAGCCTGGCCCAGCTCGACGACCTGCTCGGCAAGCTGGACCCGACCGAACCCTTCCCGGTGGCCACGCTGGGCCAGCCGCGCGGTCGTACCAACTCGCCCGGCAAGGTCTTCCTTCCCGAGGGCTGGCTGGCCAGCCGCGACGACGACACCGTCCCCGAGGGCGCGGAACTGGCCGACTCGGGCGGCTGA
- a CDS encoding roadblock/LC7 domain-containing protein, protein MDADTMMGTELSRLRLRRPEVAGTVLAGTDGLLISSDLPATDATHLAALAAASFGLGHRVADTVRHGEFRESVLRTSTGAVVTYPAGRNALLTLVADASADLEELHADARAVARRTGSVLDTSRLIGAATVPEAHARLTARTSGGRLPRRVTPHTWRRPPV, encoded by the coding sequence GTGGACGCGGACACGATGATGGGAACGGAACTGTCGAGGCTGCGCCTGCGCCGCCCCGAGGTGGCGGGCACGGTGCTGGCCGGCACCGACGGCCTGCTGATCTCCAGCGACCTGCCGGCGACGGACGCCACCCACCTGGCGGCGCTCGCGGCGGCCAGCTTCGGCCTCGGCCACCGGGTGGCCGACACGGTGCGGCACGGCGAGTTCCGGGAATCGGTGCTACGCACCTCCACCGGCGCCGTCGTCACCTACCCCGCCGGGCGTAACGCCCTGCTGACGCTGGTGGCCGACGCCAGCGCCGACCTGGAGGAGCTGCACGCCGACGCGCGGGCGGTGGCCCGGCGCACCGGCTCGGTGCTGGACACCAGCCGCCTGATCGGGGCGGCGACGGTGCCCGAGGCGCACGCCCGGCTCACGGCCCGCACCTCGGGCGGCAGGCTGCCCCGGCGCGTCACGCCCCACACCTGGCGCCGCCCGCCGGTCTGA